From the genome of Thermoanaerobaculia bacterium:
TGACGACGATCCTCATCGCGCCGCCTCGAAGAGAACGGCCATCCCCATCCCTCCCGACACGCAGAGCGTCGCGATCCCGCGGCGCGCCCGCCGCCTCTTCATCTCGTGCAGGAGGGTCGTCGCGATCCGCGCCCCGGTCGCGCCGATCGGATGCCCGAGCGCGATCGCGCCGCCGTTGACGTTCACGCGCGCGCGGTCGAACCCGAGATCCCGCTCGCACGCGATCACCTGGGCGGCAAATGCCTCGTTCAGCTCGATCAGGTCGACGTCCGCGAGCGCGTGGCCGGTCTTCTCGAGGAGCCGCCGGACGGCGGGCACCGGCCCGATCCCCATGCGCGCCGGATCGACCCCCGCGGACGTCCACGCCACGATCCGCGCGAGCGGGGAGATCCGGCGGCTCTCCGCGTAATCGCGCGAGCACACGACGAGCGCCGAGGCCCCGTCGGTGATCCCGGAGGCGTTGCCCGCATGCACCGTCCCCTCCGCGGCGAAGACCGCCGGCAGCCGCGCGAGCGACTCGAGAGTCGTCTCGGGACGCGGGTGCTCGTCTTCGGAAACGACCGACTTCCCTTTTCGCGTCTCGATCTCCACGGGAACGATCTCCGCCGACATCCGGCCGTCCGCCCGGGCGGCCGCGGCCCGGCGCTGCGACTCGACCGCCCACCGATCCTGTTCGTCGCGCGAGATTCCGTATTCGCGCGCGAGGCGCTCCGCCGTTTCTCCCATGAGCTCGCCGCACAACGGACACAGGAACCCGTCGCGCGTCATCCCGTCGACGAGCTCCGCGTTTCCCATCCGGTATCCGAATCGCGCCCGGGGAAGGAGGTACGGGGTCGCCGACATGCATTCGTGCCCGCCGGCGAGCACGACCTCGTTCTCGCCCACCGCGATCGTCAGCGCGGCGAGCGTGATCGCCTTCAGGGAAGACGCGCAGGCCTTGTTGACCGTGAACGCCGGGACGGCGTCGGGAACCCCGGCCCGATGCGAGACCTGCCGCGCGGAGTTGGGGCCGCCGCCCGCCTGCCGGCCGTGCCCGAAGATCGTCTCGGTCACGTCCTCCGCCGGCACGCCGGCGCGGGCGAGGGCTCCCCGCGCCGCCGCCGTCCCGAGGTCCGCGGCCGAGAGCCCGGCGAACGCGCCGCCGAACTTCCCGATCGGCGTCCGGACGGCCGACAGGACGAGCACCTCGCGCATCCGCGGATCCTACACGAGCGGCCCTCTTGCGGCGGGGGCGCCGCTCGGATATCGTCGGAGGGAGATGTATGGGACTCCATCCAATTCGCCGGCCGGGCGCCGCGCCCGGAACGGCACGCGCGTTTCCCCGGCCGGCGCGGCGTTCCCCTCGCCCGGCGTGCGGCCGGTGCTCGACGGGATCCGCCGGCTCGTCCAGAGCCTCCGCCTGTCCGCGCGGCAGGCGCAGAATCGCGCCGGCATCTCGGGCGCGCAGCTCTTCGTCCTCCAGAAGCTCGCCGAAGCGGACGCGCAGTCGGTCAACGACCTCGCCGCGAGAACCGCGACCGACCAGAGCTCCGTCTCGGTCGTGGTCCACCGCCTCGCCGAGAGGGGGCTCGTCGAGCGCCACCCCGACGCGCGGGACCGGCGCCGGGTCCGGCTGACCCTCACGCCGCGCGGTCGCGCCCTCCTGCGCCGTTCCCCCGACTCGGCCCAGCGCCGGCTCGTCCGGGCGATCGAATCGCTGCCGCCCGCCGAACGCCGGGTGCTCGGGGCGAGCCTCGCCCGGCTCGTCTCCGGAATCGGGAAAGCGTCTCCGGCCCTCTTCTTCGAGAAGGAAGAGACCGCCGCGAAGAGCCGGGACCGGCGTGCCTGACCCGACGGCCTCGCCGGCCGGGACGAAGGGCGGCCTCGCGGTCGCGCCTTCGCTCGAAACCGCTCTCGTTTCGGCCCGCGTCCCGTCTCGGGGGCCTGCCGTCGATCGGCGCGTCATCACGCTCTCCGCCTGGGCGATCGCGCTCGGGCTGGCGGCGGGGCTCGTCGCCCGTGCGCTCGTGCTGCTGATCGGACTGATCACGAACATCGCGTTTTACGGGCGCTTCTCCTTTTCGTTCGCGTCTCCCGCGGGAAACTCCCTCGGCGCCTGGGTGATCGCCGTTCCGATCGTCGGCGGCGTGATCGTCGGGCTGATGGCGCGCTTCGGCTCGAAGGCGATCCGCGGCCACGGCATTCCCGAGGCGATGGAGCAGGTGCTCCTGAACAAGAGCCGGATTCCTCCCCGCGTGACGTTCCTGAAGCCCCTCTCGGCGGCCGTCGCCATCGGCACCGGCGGACCTTTCGGCGCGGAGGGACCGATCATCGCGACCGGAGGCGCGCTCGGGTCCCTCATCGGGCAGCTCGTCCCGACGACCGCGGTCGAAAGGAAGATCCTCCTCGCTTCCGGAGCGGCGGCGGGGATGGCGGCGACCTTCGGAAGCCCCGTCTCCGCCGTCCTTCTCGCCGTCGAGCTCCTGCTCTTCGAGTTCCGCGCCCGTTCGCTCGTTCCCGTGGCGCTGGCTTCCGCGGCGGCGACGGGCATGCGGTTCGTCCTCGTCGGATCGGCGCCCGTCTTCCCCATGCCGACGCTCTCGACGCCGAGCGGCGGCGCCCTCGCGCTCTACGTCGCGCTCGGAGCGATCGTCGGCCTCGCGGCGGTCGGCGTCACGCGGGCCGTCTACGCGGTCGAGGACGCCTTCGAGAAGCTGCCGATCCACTGGATGTGGTGGCCGGCGCTCGGCGCGGTCGCCGTCGGCGTGATCGGCTGGTTCCGGGGCGACACGATGGGGGTCGGCTACGTCAACATCGAGAACATCGTCTCCGCGAAGCTCACGCTCTCGGCGCTCGCCGCGCTCGGGATCCTGAAGTTCCTCTCCTGGGCGATCTCGCTCGGGAGCGGCACGTCGGGCGGCACGCTCGCTCCCCTGTTCACGATCGGCGGCGCGCTCGGCGCGCTCCTCGGAGCGGGCCTCGCGGTCGCGTTTCCCCGGGCGGGAATCGACGTCCGCATCGCCGCGCTCGTCGGGATGGCGGCGATCTTCGCCGGGGCCTCCCGCGCCCTGCTGACCTCGGTCGTCTTCGCCTTCGAGACGACGCTCCAGCCCCTCGGCCTGCTGCCGCTCCTCGGCGGATGCACCGCCGCGTTCCTCGTGTCGTCGCTCCTCATGCGCGAGAGCATCATGACCGAGAAGATCTCGCGGCGCGGCGTGCGGGTCCCCGCCGACTACGAGGCGGACTTCCTCGGGCAGGTCCTCGTGCGCGACGCCTGCTCGCGGGAGGTCGTCACCCTCGCCGCGGAGCAGACGCTCGATTCGGCGCGCCAATGGATCGCGGCCGGAGTGCCCGGAAGCGCGCACCAAGGCTTCCCGATCGTCGACGCGGCCGGAACGCTCCGCGGCGTCCTCACGCGCCGGAACCTCCTCGATCCGGCGGCCGACGGCGCGCGTCCTCTGGGCGGGCTGCTCGGCCGGGCTCCCGCGGCCGTCTTCGAGGACTCTTCCCTCCGGGAGGCGGCCGACCACATGGTCCGCGAGGACGTCGGGCGGCTCCCGGTGATCGACCGCTCCGGTGCTCTCGTCGGCATCATCACGCGCGGCGACCTCCTCGCCGCTCACCGCGAGCGGCTCGCGGCCGCGCACGAGCCGGAAGCGGGGATCTGGCGGGAGCGGGCCTAGTCGTACAATTTCGCCCGTGACGTTCCGGGTTCCCGTCGCGGCCGCGCTCCTCGCCGCGGCCGCCTGCGCGGTTCCTCCGGCTCTCCCCA
Proteins encoded in this window:
- a CDS encoding chloride channel protein, whose product is MPDPTASPAGTKGGLAVAPSLETALVSARVPSRGPAVDRRVITLSAWAIALGLAAGLVARALVLLIGLITNIAFYGRFSFSFASPAGNSLGAWVIAVPIVGGVIVGLMARFGSKAIRGHGIPEAMEQVLLNKSRIPPRVTFLKPLSAAVAIGTGGPFGAEGPIIATGGALGSLIGQLVPTTAVERKILLASGAAAGMAATFGSPVSAVLLAVELLLFEFRARSLVPVALASAAATGMRFVLVGSAPVFPMPTLSTPSGGALALYVALGAIVGLAAVGVTRAVYAVEDAFEKLPIHWMWWPALGAVAVGVIGWFRGDTMGVGYVNIENIVSAKLTLSALAALGILKFLSWAISLGSGTSGGTLAPLFTIGGALGALLGAGLAVAFPRAGIDVRIAALVGMAAIFAGASRALLTSVVFAFETTLQPLGLLPLLGGCTAAFLVSSLLMRESIMTEKISRRGVRVPADYEADFLGQVLVRDACSREVVTLAAEQTLDSARQWIAAGVPGSAHQGFPIVDAAGTLRGVLTRRNLLDPAADGARPLGGLLGRAPAAVFEDSSLREAADHMVREDVGRLPVIDRSGALVGIITRGDLLAAHRERLAAAHEPEAGIWRERA
- a CDS encoding acetyl-CoA C-acetyltransferase; this encodes MREVLVLSAVRTPIGKFGGAFAGLSAADLGTAAARGALARAGVPAEDVTETIFGHGRQAGGGPNSARQVSHRAGVPDAVPAFTVNKACASSLKAITLAALTIAVGENEVVLAGGHECMSATPYLLPRARFGYRMGNAELVDGMTRDGFLCPLCGELMGETAERLAREYGISRDEQDRWAVESQRRAAAARADGRMSAEIVPVEIETRKGKSVVSEDEHPRPETTLESLARLPAVFAAEGTVHAGNASGITDGASALVVCSRDYAESRRISPLARIVAWTSAGVDPARMGIGPVPAVRRLLEKTGHALADVDLIELNEAFAAQVIACERDLGFDRARVNVNGGAIALGHPIGATGARIATTLLHEMKRRRARRGIATLCVSGGMGMAVLFEAAR
- a CDS encoding MarR family winged helix-turn-helix transcriptional regulator — translated: MYGTPSNSPAGRRARNGTRVSPAGAAFPSPGVRPVLDGIRRLVQSLRLSARQAQNRAGISGAQLFVLQKLAEADAQSVNDLAARTATDQSSVSVVVHRLAERGLVERHPDARDRRRVRLTLTPRGRALLRRSPDSAQRRLVRAIESLPPAERRVLGASLARLVSGIGKASPALFFEKEETAAKSRDRRA